In Coleofasciculus chthonoplastes PCC 7420, the sequence TATCTTACTTTTCTTGCTCTCCTATATTCAATCCGAAGCTGTTGTACAGAAGGATTCTCAGCTTCAATAAAGCTATCCCGCTGAACTTCCTCTAATCCTAAGTCCTGAAATTGGGCAAGTTCCTGATTAGAAAGCGCCCAAGGTGGACCATCAGGTTCAGCCTCTGTCTGGCGAAATCGCGTGATTAATAACAGGATTCCCTCTATAGCCACCAAAGCCGCGATCGCATCAATCACAGTTGATCGTACATTTAAGGGTAACGCTTGGATATTCCGGCATTCTAATACCAAGTCAAACTGATGACGCCAAGCTGGATCTAACGCGAACAAATCAGCGACAACATAGCTAACTGGGGAATTGGGAAATCGTTGCTGACACCAGGCGATCGCGGTTGGAGAAATATCAAAGGCTGTCA encodes:
- a CDS encoding class I SAM-dependent methyltransferase — its product is MFEKQPEGLRQKVKLLATEALNKSDPSGWFDRLYSQANRDPDQVPWARLKPHPYFQDWLNKNQPQGNHRSALVIGCGLGDDAEALARVGFNVTAFDISPTAIAWCQQRFPNSPVSYVVADLFALDPAWRHQFDLVLECRNIQALPLNVRSTVIDAIAALVAIEGILLLITRFRQTEAEPDGPPWALSNQELAQFQDLGLEEVQRDSFIEAENPSVQQLRIEYRRARKVR